The DNA sequence ATGGCCGCCACTTCCACAATCACCGAGACGTTTTTGCCTGGCGACACGGGCAGATAGATGATGGGGATCTTTACCCCGAGATGGTCGGCGTAGTTTGTGGTGAGGCCAACCCGTTCGTAATCCATGTTTTCCGCCCAGGGCATCAGCTCGATCTGGAAGTCGATGTTCTTTTGCTTGCGCACCCTTTCGATGCCGAACATGCGTTCCACATTGATAAAGCCAACGCCGCGAATCTCCATGAAATGTCCGAAATCGCGGGCGGATTTGCCAACCAACTGTTCATCCAGATAGCGGATGGTGATCACGTCGTCACCAACGAGGCTGTGCCCGCGGTGGATGAGATCAAGGGCGCATTCGCTTTTGCCGATCCCGCTTTTGCCGGAAAGCAGAATTCCAAGGCCAAAAACTTCTATGAGCGTGGCGTGGACTGTCTTTTCCATGGCAAAGGTGTATTGGAGATAGCGGGTAAGTTGCTGAATTAGCTGGTTGGTGGAAAGCCGGCTGGAAAGGATGGGAATCTGCAGGTCGTTGGCAAGGTATTCCAGCGCCGGCGGGAAAGTGAGTCCTTTGGTGATGATGATGCAGGGGATATCCAGCTTGAAGATGGAGCGGGCTCTTTCCAGCATCATATCTTCATTCAGGCTTTGCAGATAGCGCACCTCAACCTCACCGAATATCTGGATGCATTCGGTGGAAAAAACATCCAGATAACCAGCCAGGGCCAGACCCGGACGGTTGATATGGGGCGAGCTGAGATTCTTGTTCAGGGTTTGGGGCTCGGTGATCAGGGAAAGAGCAAGGTCTTTCTTTTTGCTGTCAAAAAAATCGCGGATAGTGATGGATTTCATAGTCGGTCCCCAGCCCGATGAGGCCGCCGGAAGGCAGTGCTGCCGGCGGCCGCGGGCAACTGCTTACGGTTCAAAGAGTTTATAATTCTGCTCGTCCCTTTTCACCAGGACGTTCAGCCGGTCGGTTTCCACATTTTTGAAGATGAGAAACTCATCTTTCTGGGTTTCGATCTTTGCCATGGCTTCCTCGACGGTAAGCATCTCGGCTACGGCACGTTTGGTTTTTACTGTTTTGCGGTCTCGGTTTCCAGGATTGACCAGGAAATCAGTTTCGCGGGAAAATTCCGAAAACTGGTCTTTGAGAGCTCTTTTCTGGTGGTCGGTCACACGGTCTTTAAGCTTCTTGATCTGAGCTTCCATCTTGTCCAGGGCGTTATCTATGGAAAGGTACATGTCCATTTCCTCAGCCTGGCTCTGCAGGCCGAATTTTGAGGCCTGGAGAGAGATCTCGCAGATGTTGCGGCTGTTCTCCAGAGACAGGGTAACGTGGACATTTATGATGTTGTCGAAATACCTGTTGATCTTCAGGCATGAAGATTCCACGTAGTCCCTGATCGCTTTCGTGAGTTCGAATCGACGGGCTGTGATCGTGATCTGCATGTGTGATTCCTCCTTCTATACTTTATTAATGGCCAGATTATGCAAATCCTCGAGGGATTCTTTGATGGTTTCAGATAGGGTGGGATGGGCAAAAGTGACCTTTTCCGTAACGTCGGCCTTCGCTCCGAACGACAGCAACAGGGCTCCCTGGGCGATGAGTTCAGCAGCGTTCAAGCCCAGGATATGCATGCCCACAAGCGTGTCATCATCCTCCCTGGCGATTGTTTTGACCAGGCCGTAGGTTCCGCTCATGGCCAGGGCTTTGCCGTTCGCGCTGTAAGGAAATTTCCCAACCTTGATCCCTCCGAACTTTTCCTTAGCTTCAGCCTCTGTGTAGCCCACGGAGGCGAGTTCCGGATGGGTGAAAGTGCAGCGCGGAATGTTTGTGTAATTCAATTCGGGGTCTGTATATTCCAGGCCTTCACTGAGGGCGCGGATGTGTGCGGCTACGATCATCCCCTGTTTGCTGGCTGTGTGGGCCAAAGGCAGTTTGGCAGTGAGGTCACCGATGGCGTAAACTCCTGGCAGGCTGCTCCGCATAAGCGAATCGATGACCACAGCCCCTTTTTCCATATCCGGTGCGCCATTCAGCCAATCCAAACCGCAGCGCGGCACACGGCCCACGCTGAGCAATACTTTGTCGAATGTCAATTTGGCGCCATCAGACAAGGTGAGTTCATTGCCACCGCTGGTTCGCGAAACGCTTTCCACGCCCACTCCGGTAATGATCTTGATTCCGGCTTTTTTCAGGGCGAGGGTGAGGCGCTTGACCATTTCCTCATCTTCCGTTGCCATGATGCGGGGCAAAAATTCTATTATGGTGGTTTCGACCCCAAAGCTATTCATAACAGAGGCGAATTCACAGCCGATGACTCCGCCGCCAACGATGGCCAGGCTTTTGGGCAGGGTGTCCAAAGCCAGGATACCGGTGGAAGAAAGCACGTTCACTTCGTCGATTTTCAGGCCGGGAAGTTCCTTGGGTACAGAACCCGTGGCAAGCACGAGATATTCAGCCCGGATGGATGTTCCTGCCTCGGTGAGCACTTCGTAACCCTTGTCAAGGACGGAAACGCTGACCGCTTTTTCTCTCAGCACGGGGATGGCGCGTTTACGAAAAAGGTGCTCCACTCCTCCCACCAATTGTTCCACCACGACATTCTTGCGGGCAAAGACTTTCCCGTAATCCAGGCTGGGTTCCATTGGCGGCAGGCCATAATCAATCGAGTTCTTCAGCTCTGTGAAGAGCTCGGAGCTTTTCACCAAAGCTTTGGTGGGAATGCAGCCCCAGTTCAGGCAAACGCCGCCGAGGCGTTCCATTTCAAGCACGGCACAGTCGATGCCGTATTGGTTGAGGCGGATTGCGGTTTCATAGCCTCCCGGCCCGCCTCCAATGATCAAAACTTTGTATTCGGGCAAAAAATCCTCCTTTATTGCCGGCGCAGGCGACTGTTCAGGATACCCAGTTCCGAACGGTATTTGGCCACTATCCGGCGTGAGATGTTCAGCCCCTCCGCGCGCAGTAATTCCACAATGTCTTGGTCGGAAAGGGGATGCTTCTTGTTCTCGTTATCTATCATGTGGCTGATCTGTGTTTTCACGTGCTGGCGCGAGATGCCTTCAAAGTTGTTGTCAATGCCAGCGGTGCTGCTGAAGAAATCTTTCAGGGCGTAGATGCCGGAGGGGGTTTCGGCAAACTTATGCTTAACAACCCTGGAAATGGTTGATTCGCTTACAGATAGGTCGCGGGCGATCACGGCATAGGTGAGCGGATGAATGAGGCCGTTTCCAAGCTGGAAAAAATCGGGTTGGAATTTGATTATGGACTGGGCCACGCGTTGAAGGGTGCGGGTGCGCATATAGATGCTTTTGATGAGGAATTTGGCACTATTGATGCGGTCACGAACAAATTTAAGGGTGTCGCGGTCAAAGTAGCCGCGGTTGATCATCTGGCGGTAGCGGGGACTGATGATGATATTGGGGGTTACGTGATCGTTGATGATCACTTCGAATTTCCCGTCGATCCGCTTGATGGTGATGTCCGGATATACGTATGCAGCGTTGGGAGTTAGGATGCGCAGGCCGGGTTTGGGATCCAGCTTGGCCACGATCTCTTTCATGGTCAGTATATAGTTCTCCCCCACCCCGAAATGCGAAGCGATCTTCTGATAGCGGCGGTGGATAAGGTTTTCGAACTGGTCGGAGCAAAGGCCCACCAGGATACGGTTGTCGCGCTGCTCATCCGTGAGCTGGGCTAGCAGGCATTCACTTATGCCGCGCGCGGTGATGCCTTTGGGGCTTAGCTGGAGGATGATCTGGTGTACCTGTTCCGCGCGTTTAGGACAGATTCCAAAAGCCCTGGCAACTTTCCCCAAATCGAAATTGGGCGGTAAAAAGCCATAGCTGTTGCAGCTGTCGATCAGTTCAGAAGCGAATTCGACCTCGTTTTCCGGCAGGGAGAGTGGATAAAGTTGCTGGAGAAATTTCTCCCGGGCGTTCTCCTCATAGCGGATGAGGGATTCGCCCTGGTCGGCCTCGGTCCCACCCTGCCAGCCTTCATAGCCAAGGTGGTAATCGTTCCACTGGTCCAGGATTTCCGTCAGTTCGCGGGCTTCATTCAAGGTTTGGCCAAGCTCATCACTGTTTTGCGAATCATCCAGGGATTCCTTGCTTTCCTTGGACGCCGTTTCCAGATTGTCCTGCTCCTCATCATCCTTTTCCTCCCTGAGTTCAAGCAGGGGGTTTTGCTCCAGTTCCTGCTTGATGTAGTCTTCCAGTTCCAGAATGGGGAGAGACAACATTTTCAGGGATTGCAGCATCTTGGGCTTGAGCGCCAGTTCCTGCCTTTGCTTGAGGGATATGTTCTGGCTAAGGTTGCTCATGATTGCGGCTCAAACGGATTGGACAGGAAGCGTTCTCCCAGATATAGTTTCTTGGCTTTTTCATCATTTATCAGCTCCAGTGAAGAACCTGATACTATGATCTTTCCTTCGAAGATAATATAAGCCCGGTTGACTATTTTCAAAGTCTCAATTACGTTGTGGTCGGTGAGCATCACACCGATATTCTTTTCCCGCAGTTTGTTGATGATGTCCTGGATATCCGCCACGGCGATAGGATCGACCCCGGCGAAAGGCTCGTCCATGAAGATGAAGGTGGGTTTGGTCACCAGGGAGCGGGTTATTTCCAGTTTTCGGCGCTCGCCTCCGGAGAGCGTGTAAGCCTTCTGATTGGCCAGGGAGGTGAGGTTAAGTTCCTCCAGCGCGCTTTCCAGACGTTCTTTGCGCTCCTGGCGGCTGATCTTTAGGGTCTGAAGGATGGCCATGATGTTGTCGCGCACGGAGAGTTTGGCGAATATGGAAGGCGCCTGGGCCAGATAACCCAGACCCAGCCAGGCCCGGCGGTACATTGGCTGGTGGGTGATATCCCGCCCGTTCAGCAGCACTTTGCCCCGGTTCGGCTTGGCCAGGCCGAGGATCATGTAAAAGGTGGTGGTTTTGCCAGCGCCGTTGGGACCCAGGATTCCCACAACCTCGCCCTGGCTCATTTCCATGCTGAGACCATCGACCACCTTGCGTCTGCCGTATATCTTTACCAGGTTTTGGGCCTGAATTTTGTGAGCTTCCATATACTCTTATAATACCCCGAAAGCGGGTTTTGTCAAGACTCGTTGTGGAATTTGTAAACCCCTTTGATCTTTTGGCGCATGTTCATGAATTCCAGCTCGCTTTCCTCGTTGAATTTAGCTTCCAGAAACTCACCGTCGGCAGTATTCACAAAAAAGTCGCGTTCCTCTGTCTGTTCCTGGTCAAAGCGGTAGCTAACCGTCTTTTCGGCTTCAAAGCGGCGGATTTTCTTGTCCTCAAAATCGACGCGGACATAGTTTGCCTTCACCCAATTCTTTTTCGGGCCATCCTCCTCTTCCGCGAAATCAAGGCGGCAGGAGTCCACCAGTTCAGCCCGCTGTAACTCGCGGTCCTTGAAGAACAGATAAAACTCCTTCGCGCTGGCGATGGCGCTGTCAGAGCGGAACTGCGGCACGCCCAGAAACATCGCCTTTTCCTCCTTGAGCAGATAGACCAGGAAATCGCTGCTGGCTTCGTAATCCTGGCTGCGTGCCAGAACGTTGAACGTGGCCATCAGCTTGCGCTCCTCCTCAAAGTATTCAAATTTATCCGCCTGCACGTGCAGAGTGTCTTTTCCCGCCACATCCAGCCTGGGTTCCTCAATCATGTATGCGTAGCGGTTCTTGCGGTCCCAAAAAGCATAGCCGCAAGTGAGTGTGGCGTTTTCCTCCTGGTCGAAGGAACTCACGTTGCTCCAGACAGTCACAGTGTTGTGAAACTTGCTGTAGATGGCCTTGTCAGAACGGAACCAGCGGGTAACCTTGCCCTTGGTCTTTTGTTCGATCAGCACCCTGCCCCCCGCGTTCAGTTCATCGGGGATACGGTAATAGGTGAGGCTGTCAGCTGCCAGGCTGAGGGAATCATTGTTAACCTTCACGTTGCCGTCCAGGCGGGCTATCTTTTGCAGGTCAAAGATCAGTGCCCGGTCGCTTTTGAATTCTGTTTTTCCATACCAGAAATGGACTTTGCCCTCCAGCCGCATCACTTGCTCGTCTTGCACCTTGCTCAGATACAGCTTGTCCGAATGGATAACCCGGATCTTCTCCCGTCCCCAGAGAGGGAGCAAAGCCAGAATCAGGCTACCAATCCAGATAATCTTCTTCAAAGAAGCCCTCGGCTGATATATTGTCCATTTCGGTGGGATAGATGCTAAGGTTGGTGCGCAGATTGGTGCCGCGCAAGACGTTGCCGTCCTTAACCAAAGTCACCTGCCCCGGGGCCATCACCTCGTCCATGTTGCGGTCCCAGATCAGGCGGGAGGTGGAAATGCTGCCTTCCTTGCCCACCAGCTTCACGTTGCCGTGGGCGTAGATCACGTTTCGGGCATCGTCCACGATGGTGCTGTCGGCTTTCAGGCTGGAGGCGCCGCCCTTCTGCCTGTCAAAAGCCGTGATGTCAACCTGATAGGCATTCAGGATGCGGCGCTCGTAATAGCGGTCGATTCTGGCGGCTTTCAGGATGTAGGCCACGCCTTCCCTGTCAAATTCCGTGATGGTCACGTTTGTGCTGGTCTCGTCAGGCAGTCCTCGTTTGAGCGATTCCGTGCGCAGCACCAGGTCGCTTTCCCCGCAGCCGAAAAGCAGCGGCAAAGCCAGCATAATTAGCAGCTTAGCTGATTTGAGAAAGATATTTGAGCAAGGCCTGCTCATAGATACCTTTGCCGTTAAGCACCATTTCTATGCATTCCCGCACCGCTCCGCGGCCGCCGGGATGCTTGGTGACAAGGTCGCTGAGGGCTTTCACACCCTCCATCGCGTCGGCGGGACAGACCGAGACCGCGGCTTTGAACATAACCGGCAGGTCATTCCAGTCGTCACCCATAAAGAGAACGCTGTCGAAGCCCAAACCCAGTTCCTCCAAAAGCTCATTGGCTTTGGCCAGTTTGTTTTGAATGCCCTGGAAGACATGGTCTATCTTCAAATCGTCGCAGCGGCGCTGCAGCACCGGGGAATTTCGCCCCGTGATCACAGCCGTTTTTATCTCCGTCTGCCGCAGCAGGTTGAAGCCCATGCCGTCGTGGGCGTCGAAGTTCTTGCTTTCGTTGCCGGCACTGTCATAGATGATGCGTCCATCGGTTAGCACGCCGTCGCAATCGAAGATCAGCAGTTGGATCTTTTCCCAGCGCAGCAGGGGTTTGTTTGGTTTGGCAAGTTTGTTGAAACTCATCCGGTCTCCATTAATATTGTCGCCCGGCAAAGCCCTGCTTCAACCGGCTCTGGGAACACAGGATCCCCAAAACCCGGGTGAATGGACGCAAAGCCTGCCGGAAAGGCTACTTGAGGGCCTTCGTCCCTTCCCAACTGAAGCCCGCGTCC is a window from the Candidatus Cloacimonadota bacterium genome containing:
- the lptB gene encoding LPS export ABC transporter ATP-binding protein, producing MEAHKIQAQNLVKIYGRRKVVDGLSMEMSQGEVVGILGPNGAGKTTTFYMILGLAKPNRGKVLLNGRDITHQPMYRRAWLGLGYLAQAPSIFAKLSVRDNIMAILQTLKISRQERKERLESALEELNLTSLANQKAYTLSGGERRKLEITRSLVTKPTFIFMDEPFAGVDPIAVADIQDIINKLREKNIGVMLTDHNVIETLKIVNRAYIIFEGKIIVSGSSLELINDEKAKKLYLGERFLSNPFEPQS
- the raiA gene encoding ribosome-associated translation inhibitor RaiA encodes the protein MQITITARRFELTKAIRDYVESSCLKINRYFDNIINVHVTLSLENSRNICEISLQASKFGLQSQAEEMDMYLSIDNALDKMEAQIKKLKDRVTDHQKRALKDQFSEFSRETDFLVNPGNRDRKTVKTKRAVAEMLTVEEAMAKIETQKDEFLIFKNVETDRLNVLVKRDEQNYKLFEP
- the lpdA gene encoding dihydrolipoyl dehydrogenase; translation: MPEYKVLIIGGGPGGYETAIRLNQYGIDCAVLEMERLGGVCLNWGCIPTKALVKSSELFTELKNSIDYGLPPMEPSLDYGKVFARKNVVVEQLVGGVEHLFRKRAIPVLREKAVSVSVLDKGYEVLTEAGTSIRAEYLVLATGSVPKELPGLKIDEVNVLSSTGILALDTLPKSLAIVGGGVIGCEFASVMNSFGVETTIIEFLPRIMATEDEEMVKRLTLALKKAGIKIITGVGVESVSRTSGGNELTLSDGAKLTFDKVLLSVGRVPRCGLDWLNGAPDMEKGAVVIDSLMRSSLPGVYAIGDLTAKLPLAHTASKQGMIVAAHIRALSEGLEYTDPELNYTNIPRCTFTHPELASVGYTEAEAKEKFGGIKVGKFPYSANGKALAMSGTYGLVKTIAREDDDTLVGMHILGLNAAELIAQGALLLSFGAKADVTEKVTFAHPTLSETIKESLEDLHNLAINKV
- a CDS encoding HAD hydrolase family protein — its product is MSFNKLAKPNKPLLRWEKIQLLIFDCDGVLTDGRIIYDSAGNESKNFDAHDGMGFNLLRQTEIKTAVITGRNSPVLQRRCDDLKIDHVFQGIQNKLAKANELLEELGLGFDSVLFMGDDWNDLPVMFKAAVSVCPADAMEGVKALSDLVTKHPGGRGAVRECIEMVLNGKGIYEQALLKYLSQIS
- the lptC gene encoding LPS export ABC transporter periplasmic protein LptC, which encodes MLALPLLFGCGESDLVLRTESLKRGLPDETSTNVTITEFDREGVAYILKAARIDRYYERRILNAYQVDITAFDRQKGGASSLKADSTIVDDARNVIYAHGNVKLVGKEGSISTSRLIWDRNMDEVMAPGQVTLVKDGNVLRGTNLRTNLSIYPTEMDNISAEGFFEEDYLDW
- the rpoN gene encoding RNA polymerase factor sigma-54, with the translated sequence MSNLSQNISLKQRQELALKPKMLQSLKMLSLPILELEDYIKQELEQNPLLELREEKDDEEQDNLETASKESKESLDDSQNSDELGQTLNEARELTEILDQWNDYHLGYEGWQGGTEADQGESLIRYEENAREKFLQQLYPLSLPENEVEFASELIDSCNSYGFLPPNFDLGKVARAFGICPKRAEQVHQIILQLSPKGITARGISECLLAQLTDEQRDNRILVGLCSDQFENLIHRRYQKIASHFGVGENYILTMKEIVAKLDPKPGLRILTPNAAYVYPDITIKRIDGKFEVIINDHVTPNIIISPRYRQMINRGYFDRDTLKFVRDRINSAKFLIKSIYMRTRTLQRVAQSIIKFQPDFFQLGNGLIHPLTYAVIARDLSVSESTISRVVKHKFAETPSGIYALKDFFSSTAGIDNNFEGISRQHVKTQISHMIDNENKKHPLSDQDIVELLRAEGLNISRRIVAKYRSELGILNSRLRRQ
- the hprK gene encoding HPr(Ser) kinase/phosphatase, with translation MKSITIRDFFDSKKKDLALSLITEPQTLNKNLSSPHINRPGLALAGYLDVFSTECIQIFGEVEVRYLQSLNEDMMLERARSIFKLDIPCIIITKGLTFPPALEYLANDLQIPILSSRLSTNQLIQQLTRYLQYTFAMEKTVHATLIEVFGLGILLSGKSGIGKSECALDLIHRGHSLVGDDVITIRYLDEQLVGKSARDFGHFMEIRGVGFINVERMFGIERVRKQKNIDFQIELMPWAENMDYERVGLTTNYADHLGVKIPIIYLPVSPGKNVSVIVEVAA